Proteins co-encoded in one Pseudomonas beijingensis genomic window:
- a CDS encoding amino acid adenylation domain-containing protein, translated as MNAEDALKLARRFIGLPLEKRRMFLAALAKEGVEFSGFPIPRGVEAEDRQALSYAQQRMWFLWQLEPDSSAYNLPGAVRLKGALSLPALEQAFASLVARHETLRTVFQRQADDSLLQVPSSTALVIGRKDFSALPAAEREQAVRQAAEAQSLQPFDLSSGPLLRVELLTLDEREHVLLLTLHHIVSDGWSMNVLIDEFIRFYDAHEAGVAPQLADLPIQYSDYALWQRRWLEAGELQRQLDYWQTQLGDEHPVLELPIDYPRPVLPSYRGRRLEHVVDAALVEQLRGVARQHGVTLFMLLLGTFNILLHRYTGQDDLRVGVPIANRNRREIEGLIGFFVNTQVLRVQLDGQTRLDDLLRDIKETALGAQAHQDLPFERLVEALKLERSLSYNPLFQVMYNHQPEVADVTTLKVGSGLELGVIEWESRSTQFDLSLDTYEKGGHLHAAFTYASDLFNPDTIERMARHWTLLLRNIVNDPQQRVGELALLAPADYRQLVTEWGRHDTTWPSERPVHELFELQAERSPDAIALICDGQRLSYGQLNARSNRLARTLVAAGVGPDVLVGIAVDRSLDLVVAILAVLKAGGAYVPLDPQYPVDRLRFMIEDSASRLLLSQSHLLERLPVPDGVRCLCLDQAESWESAEPGNLQRKVWAESLAYVMFTSGSTGRPKGVGISHGALSKHAFASQYYYGLSRADCVLQFATFNFDAFGEQLFGPLTCGASVVLRGNEVWDSETLYRQIVEQGITVMDLTTAYWNMIAKEFAAVGPRDYAALRQVHSGGEAMPPEGVQAWRRAGLEQVKLLNTYGPTEATVTATTLDCSDYVFNRRPLPLTLPIGQPLPGRHAYLLDAHLAPTPVGVTGELLIGGELLARGYFQRPALTAERFIPDPFSTSGARLYRTGDLARFNALGEIEYVGRVDHQVKIRGLRIELGEVEARLLELAAVSEAVVLAVQGGSSLQLVGYVVPQDTSLVSASADEQGAARETLKAQLKDRLPDYMVPTQLLFLGQMPLSPNGKLDRKALPSADASQLQQAFIAPSSELERGIAAIWQDVLKLEQVGLTDNFFELGGDSIISIQVVSRSRQAGIHFTPRDLFQHQTVQGLASVAQQGGSGLVIDQGPVIGEQPLLPIQQVFFEDAIAQRHHWNQAVLLRSHLTLQAPALLQALNALLAHHDALRSRFIETPDGWRAEVAPIAVDPELLWTADNLNTAELEALCVKAQRSLDLQNGPLLRAVLASMADGSQRLLLAVHHLAVDGVSWRILLEDLQRAYQQASAGAVIKLPAKTSAYKAWGEHLRAYASTESVQAELTFWQQQLQGAVVDLPWDNPQGSRQSRYAKVLHSRLDKTLTQQLLQQAPAAYRTQVNDLLLTALARVICRWTGHADTLIQLEGHGREELFSNVDLTRTVGWFTSLFPVRLTPADSVGAAIKQIKEQLRAIPNKGIGFGVLRYLGDDTSRARLKALPLPCITFNYLGQFDGSFDAREGALFSPAGESAGLEQSLDAPLDNWLGVEGQVYDGELDLRWTFSHEQFNEATVARLADDYARELEALIDHCCQADAMGTTPSDFPLARITQVQLDAIPVPAAAIEDIYPLSPMQQGMLFHTLYEQGTGTYINQLCVDVDGLDPERFRAAWQATMDAHEILRSGFIWQGELQQQLQIIHRCLALPYTVLDWRERHDAAQALKDFIAADLARGFDLTQAGLLRVTLIQLSDERHHLIFTNHHILMDGWSSAQMLGEVLQRYAGQQPPRPVSRYADYIQWLQRQDAALSEAFWLEQLADLQEPTVLANAAAASAEVRSESGHALKHYTLAAPRTERLNAFARQQKVTVNTLVQAAWLLLLQRYTGSACVAFGTTVAGRPAELVGIEQQVGLFINTLPVIAGSRPDQTVAAWLAAVQAQNLSLREFEHTPLASIQRWAGQGGGALFDSLLVFENFPISAALQRGTAQGVVFGEVANQDQTHYPLTLGVTLGETLALHMSFDQAHFSVATIERLSAQLLHLLERFADSGERCLGEIALANDEEHRAQQAANHPQPYPTDIAVHQRIAHLAALKPDATAVIFDGQRFSYGDIDRRANQLAHALIARGVAPETRIGVALPRSEGVIVALLAVLKAGAAYVPLDTSYPRERLAYLIEDSGLALLLTDSRVSAQLPLEGADQVLELDRLDLSLQSADAPSASVDPQNLAYVIYTSGSTGNPKGVSVAHGPLAMHCQAIGERYEMRDSDCEFHFMSFAFDGAHERWLTSLTHGASLLIRDDSLWTPEQTYNAMREHGVTVVAFPPVYLQQLAEHAEREGNPPKVRIYCFGGDAVPNASFERVKRALDPDFIINGYGPTETVVTPLIWKAGREVACGAAYAPIGSRVGDRSAYVLDADLNLLPQGMAGELYLGGSGLARGYLNRPGLTAERFVADPFSTEGGLLYRTGDLVRQRADGTFDYLDRIDNQVKIRGFRIELGEVEASLQALDGVREAVVVAQEGAAGSGKRLVAYVVADESVGDAFAELLREQLKATLPAHMVPAYLLLLDRLPLTPNGKLDRKSLPKPDVSQLQQTYVAPRSALEQQLVSIWQEVLKLEQVGLRDNFFELGGDSIVSIQVVSRARLVGIHFTPKDLFQHQTIEALAAVVQTGAPVQLIDQQPVTGETALLPIHQWFFTQSIPDRHHWNQSVMLKPTQALDAQALERALDALVVHHDSLRLDFIEQGEGWIARYRDVEGRRPPARCSGKPTSPISLHWKCWATRPSAACDWRAGR; from the coding sequence ATGAATGCTGAAGACGCCTTGAAACTTGCTCGCCGGTTTATCGGGTTGCCCCTGGAAAAGCGCCGGATGTTCCTGGCCGCGTTGGCCAAGGAGGGCGTGGAGTTCAGCGGTTTTCCCATTCCCCGGGGCGTCGAGGCCGAGGATCGCCAGGCGTTGTCTTATGCCCAGCAGCGCATGTGGTTTCTCTGGCAACTGGAGCCGGACAGCAGTGCCTACAACCTGCCGGGAGCGGTGCGGCTCAAAGGTGCGTTGAGCCTGCCGGCGCTGGAGCAAGCCTTCGCCAGCCTGGTGGCCCGTCATGAAACCCTGCGCACGGTGTTCCAGCGCCAGGCCGACGACAGCCTGCTGCAAGTGCCCTCCAGCACCGCGCTGGTGATCGGCCGCAAGGACTTCAGCGCCTTGCCAGCGGCCGAACGCGAGCAGGCAGTGCGCCAGGCCGCCGAAGCCCAATCGCTGCAACCCTTCGACCTGTCCAGCGGCCCTTTGCTGCGGGTCGAACTGCTCACGCTCGATGAGCGGGAACATGTGCTGCTGCTGACCTTGCACCACATCGTCTCCGACGGTTGGTCGATGAACGTGCTGATCGACGAGTTCATCCGTTTCTACGACGCCCATGAAGCGGGCGTTGCCCCGCAACTGGCCGACTTGCCGATCCAGTACAGCGACTACGCCCTGTGGCAGCGGCGCTGGCTGGAGGCCGGCGAGCTGCAGCGTCAACTCGATTACTGGCAAACGCAGTTGGGCGACGAGCACCCGGTGCTGGAGCTGCCAATCGACTATCCACGTCCGGTGCTGCCGAGCTATCGCGGTCGTCGCCTGGAGCACGTGGTGGACGCCGCGTTGGTCGAGCAACTGCGCGGCGTTGCCCGCCAGCATGGGGTCACGTTGTTCATGCTGCTGCTGGGGACTTTCAATATCCTGCTGCATCGCTACACCGGACAAGACGACTTGCGGGTTGGCGTGCCGATCGCCAACCGCAACCGCCGGGAAATTGAAGGGCTGATTGGTTTCTTCGTCAACACTCAGGTATTGCGGGTGCAACTGGACGGCCAGACCCGCCTCGACGACCTGTTGCGCGACATCAAGGAAACCGCCCTCGGTGCCCAGGCCCACCAGGATCTGCCCTTTGAACGGCTGGTCGAGGCGCTGAAGCTCGAGCGCAGCCTGAGCTACAACCCGTTGTTCCAGGTGATGTACAACCACCAGCCGGAAGTGGCCGACGTCACCACGCTGAAAGTCGGCAGCGGCCTGGAGTTGGGCGTCATCGAGTGGGAATCCCGCAGCACCCAGTTCGACCTGAGCCTGGATACCTACGAAAAGGGCGGGCACTTGCACGCGGCGTTCACCTACGCCAGTGACTTGTTCAACCCCGACACCATCGAGCGCATGGCCCGGCACTGGACGCTGCTGTTGCGCAACATCGTCAACGACCCACAGCAGCGTGTCGGTGAACTGGCGTTGTTGGCGCCGGCCGACTATCGGCAGTTGGTGACGGAGTGGGGGCGCCACGACACGACCTGGCCGAGTGAGCGCCCGGTGCATGAGCTGTTCGAGTTGCAAGCTGAACGCAGCCCGGACGCCATCGCCTTGATCTGCGATGGACAACGATTGAGCTATGGCCAGCTCAACGCTCGATCCAATCGCCTGGCGCGCACGTTGGTGGCGGCGGGTGTCGGTCCTGACGTGTTGGTGGGCATCGCCGTCGACCGGAGCTTGGACCTGGTGGTCGCCATTCTTGCCGTGCTCAAGGCCGGCGGTGCCTACGTGCCGTTGGACCCCCAATACCCGGTAGATCGCCTGCGATTCATGATCGAAGACAGCGCCAGCCGTTTGCTCTTGAGCCAAAGCCATCTGCTTGAACGACTGCCTGTGCCCGACGGCGTGCGTTGCCTATGCCTGGATCAGGCCGAGTCCTGGGAGAGCGCTGAGCCAGGCAATCTGCAACGCAAGGTGTGGGCCGAAAGCCTGGCCTACGTGATGTTCACCTCCGGCTCGACCGGACGGCCGAAAGGTGTCGGTATCAGCCACGGTGCGCTGAGCAAGCACGCGTTCGCCTCGCAGTACTATTACGGCTTGAGCCGCGCCGACTGTGTGCTGCAATTCGCGACGTTCAACTTCGATGCCTTTGGCGAGCAACTGTTCGGCCCGCTGACCTGTGGCGCCTCGGTGGTGCTGCGGGGCAACGAGGTATGGGACAGCGAAACCCTGTATCGCCAGATCGTCGAGCAGGGCATCACGGTCATGGACTTGACCACCGCTTACTGGAACATGATCGCCAAGGAATTCGCCGCTGTCGGTCCGCGTGACTATGCGGCGCTGCGCCAAGTGCACAGCGGTGGTGAAGCCATGCCGCCCGAAGGCGTGCAGGCCTGGCGCCGGGCCGGGCTGGAGCAGGTCAAGCTGCTCAACACCTACGGCCCGACTGAAGCCACGGTCACGGCCACCACCCTCGATTGCAGCGATTATGTCTTCAATCGCCGGCCACTGCCGCTGACCTTGCCCATAGGTCAGCCGCTTCCAGGCCGGCATGCCTATCTGCTCGATGCGCACCTCGCACCTACGCCGGTGGGGGTGACCGGCGAGCTGCTGATTGGCGGCGAGTTGCTGGCGCGCGGTTACTTCCAGCGCCCGGCGTTGACCGCCGAACGTTTTATCCCCGATCCGTTTTCCACCAGCGGTGCGCGCTTGTATCGCACCGGCGACTTGGCGCGTTTCAATGCCTTGGGCGAAATCGAATACGTGGGCCGCGTTGACCATCAAGTGAAGATCCGCGGCTTGCGCATCGAGTTGGGCGAGGTCGAAGCACGTTTGCTGGAACTGGCGGCGGTCAGTGAAGCCGTCGTACTGGCGGTGCAGGGCGGCAGCAGCCTGCAACTGGTGGGTTATGTGGTGCCCCAGGACACATCGCTGGTGTCGGCCTCGGCGGATGAACAGGGCGCGGCGCGGGAAACCCTCAAGGCGCAACTCAAGGACCGCCTGCCGGACTATATGGTGCCGACCCAGCTGTTGTTCCTTGGGCAAATGCCGCTGAGTCCCAACGGCAAGCTCGACCGCAAGGCCTTGCCTTCAGCGGATGCCAGCCAACTGCAACAGGCCTTTATCGCCCCTAGCAGTGAACTGGAGCGAGGCATCGCCGCCATCTGGCAGGACGTGCTCAAGCTTGAACAGGTCGGCTTGACCGACAACTTTTTCGAGCTGGGTGGCGACTCGATCATCTCGATCCAGGTGGTCAGCCGCTCGCGTCAGGCCGGGATCCATTTCACCCCCCGTGACCTGTTCCAGCATCAAACCGTGCAAGGCCTGGCGAGCGTCGCGCAGCAGGGCGGCAGTGGGCTGGTCATCGATCAGGGACCGGTCATTGGCGAGCAGCCGTTGCTGCCCATCCAGCAAGTGTTTTTCGAGGACGCCATTGCCCAGCGTCACCACTGGAACCAGGCGGTCTTGTTGCGCAGCCATCTAACGTTGCAGGCACCGGCGCTGCTACAGGCCCTCAACGCACTGCTGGCGCATCACGATGCCTTGCGTTCGCGCTTCATCGAAACCCCTGACGGCTGGCGTGCAGAGGTGGCACCGATCGCGGTCGATCCTGAGTTGCTGTGGACGGCGGACAACCTGAACACCGCCGAGCTGGAAGCTCTCTGTGTCAAGGCCCAGCGCAGCCTCGACCTGCAAAATGGCCCGCTGCTACGGGCGGTGCTGGCGAGCATGGCCGATGGCAGCCAACGTTTGTTGTTGGCCGTGCACCACCTGGCGGTGGACGGCGTGTCGTGGCGCATCCTGCTGGAAGATCTGCAACGGGCTTATCAACAGGCCAGCGCTGGCGCCGTCATCAAGTTGCCGGCCAAGACCAGCGCCTACAAGGCCTGGGGCGAACATTTGCGGGCCTACGCCAGCACTGAGAGCGTGCAGGCCGAACTGACGTTCTGGCAGCAGCAACTGCAAGGCGCTGTGGTCGATCTGCCGTGGGATAACCCCCAAGGCAGCCGGCAAAGCCGTTACGCCAAAGTGCTGCACAGCCGTCTCGACAAAACCCTCACCCAGCAATTGCTGCAACAGGCTCCCGCAGCGTATCGCACCCAGGTCAACGACCTGCTGCTGACCGCCCTGGCACGGGTGATCTGTCGCTGGACCGGGCATGCCGACACCTTGATCCAACTGGAAGGCCATGGCCGCGAAGAGTTGTTCAGCAACGTCGATCTGACCCGCACGGTCGGCTGGTTTACCAGTCTGTTCCCAGTGCGGCTGACCCCGGCCGATAGCGTGGGTGCCGCGATCAAGCAGATCAAGGAACAGCTGCGGGCGATCCCGAACAAGGGCATTGGTTTCGGTGTGCTGCGCTACCTTGGCGACGACACTTCACGGGCCCGTCTCAAGGCCTTGCCATTGCCGTGCATCACCTTCAATTACCTCGGCCAGTTCGATGGCAGTTTCGATGCCCGGGAAGGGGCGCTGTTCAGCCCCGCGGGCGAAAGCGCTGGGCTGGAGCAGAGCCTTGATGCGCCCTTGGACAACTGGCTGGGTGTCGAAGGCCAGGTCTACGACGGCGAGCTTGACCTGCGTTGGACGTTCAGCCATGAGCAATTCAACGAGGCGACCGTCGCCCGCCTGGCCGATGACTATGCCCGCGAACTGGAAGCGCTGATCGACCATTGCTGCCAGGCCGATGCCATGGGCACCACGCCGTCGGACTTCCCGCTGGCGCGCATCACCCAGGTGCAGTTGGACGCGATCCCCGTGCCGGCTGCCGCCATTGAAGACATTTATCCCCTGTCGCCGATGCAGCAAGGCATGCTGTTTCACACCCTGTACGAGCAGGGCACCGGTACCTACATCAACCAATTGTGCGTGGATGTCGATGGCCTGGACCCCGAGCGCTTCCGTGCGGCGTGGCAGGCGACCATGGATGCCCATGAGATCCTGCGCAGCGGCTTCATCTGGCAGGGCGAGTTGCAGCAACAGTTGCAGATCATCCACCGCTGTCTGGCGCTGCCCTACACCGTGCTCGATTGGCGCGAACGCCATGACGCCGCCCAGGCCCTCAAGGATTTCATTGCCGCTGACCTGGCCCGGGGCTTCGACCTGACCCAGGCCGGGCTGCTGCGGGTCACGCTGATTCAACTGAGCGATGAGCGTCATCACCTGATCTTCACCAACCACCATATTTTGATGGATGGCTGGAGCAGCGCGCAGATGCTCGGCGAAGTCCTGCAACGTTATGCCGGTCAACAACCGCCGCGCCCGGTCAGCCGCTACGCCGATTACATCCAGTGGTTGCAGCGCCAGGACGCCGCCCTTAGCGAAGCGTTCTGGCTGGAGCAACTGGCCGATCTGCAGGAGCCGACCGTGCTCGCGAACGCTGCGGCGGCGAGTGCTGAAGTGCGCAGCGAAAGCGGCCACGCGCTCAAGCATTACACGCTGGCCGCGCCGCGCACGGAACGGCTCAACGCGTTCGCCCGCCAGCAGAAAGTCACCGTCAACACCCTGGTGCAAGCGGCGTGGCTGTTGCTGTTGCAGCGTTACACCGGCAGCGCCTGTGTGGCGTTCGGCACCACCGTGGCCGGGCGGCCGGCGGAGCTGGTGGGCATCGAGCAACAGGTCGGTCTGTTCATCAATACCTTGCCGGTGATCGCAGGCTCCCGCCCGGACCAGACGGTCGCGGCCTGGCTGGCCGCCGTGCAGGCACAGAACCTGAGCTTGCGCGAGTTCGAGCACACGCCGCTGGCGAGCATCCAGCGCTGGGCCGGGCAGGGCGGTGGTGCGCTGTTCGACAGCCTGCTGGTGTTCGAGAACTTCCCGATTTCCGCGGCGTTGCAACGTGGCACCGCCCAAGGTGTGGTATTCGGCGAAGTTGCCAACCAGGATCAGACTCACTACCCGCTGACCCTGGGCGTGACCTTGGGCGAGACGCTGGCGCTGCACATGAGTTTCGACCAGGCGCATTTCAGCGTCGCGACCATTGAGCGCCTGAGTGCGCAACTGTTGCACCTGCTGGAGCGCTTTGCCGACTCCGGCGAGCGTTGCCTCGGTGAGATCGCCCTGGCCAATGACGAGGAGCACAGGGCGCAACAGGCTGCCAACCACCCGCAGCCATACCCGACCGACATCGCCGTACACCAGCGCATCGCCCATCTGGCGGCGCTCAAGCCCGACGCGACGGCGGTGATCTTCGACGGCCAGCGGTTCAGCTATGGCGACATCGACCGGCGCGCCAACCAGTTGGCCCACGCCTTGATTGCCCGTGGCGTGGCCCCGGAAACCCGGATCGGCGTGGCCCTGCCGCGCAGCGAAGGGGTGATTGTCGCACTGCTGGCGGTGCTCAAGGCCGGTGCGGCCTATGTGCCGCTGGACACCAGTTACCCACGGGAACGCTTGGCCTACCTGATCGAGGATTCGGGGCTGGCGCTGTTGCTCACCGATTCCCGAGTGTCGGCGCAATTGCCGCTGGAGGGCGCCGATCAAGTGCTGGAACTCGATCGCCTGGACTTGAGCCTGCAATCGGCAGATGCACCGTCGGCCAGCGTCGATCCGCAGAACCTCGCTTATGTGATCTACACCTCTGGTTCCACCGGCAATCCCAAAGGTGTGAGCGTGGCCCATGGTCCGCTGGCGATGCATTGCCAGGCCATCGGTGAGCGCTACGAGATGCGCGACAGCGATTGCGAATTCCATTTCATGTCCTTCGCCTTCGACGGTGCCCATGAGCGCTGGCTCACCAGCCTGACCCACGGTGCCTCGCTGCTGATTCGCGATGACAGCCTATGGACCCCGGAGCAGACCTACAACGCGATGCGCGAGCACGGTGTGACGGTGGTGGCGTTCCCACCGGTGTACCTGCAGCAACTGGCCGAACACGCCGAGCGCGAGGGTAACCCGCCGAAGGTGCGCATCTACTGCTTCGGCGGCGACGCGGTGCCTAACGCCAGCTTCGAACGGGTCAAGCGGGCCCTGGATCCGGACTTCATCATCAACGGCTACGGCCCGACCGAAACCGTGGTCACCCCGTTGATCTGGAAGGCCGGTCGCGAGGTGGCGTGTGGAGCTGCCTATGCGCCCATCGGCAGCCGCGTTGGCGACCGCAGTGCCTATGTGTTGGACGCCGACCTGAACCTGCTGCCCCAAGGCATGGCCGGTGAACTGTACCTCGGCGGCAGTGGGCTGGCCCGGGGTTACCTGAACCGTCCGGGCCTGACCGCCGAGCGTTTTGTCGCCGATCCGTTCAGCACTGAAGGCGGCTTGCTGTACCGCACTGGCGACCTGGTGCGCCAGCGCGCCGACGGCACCTTCGATTACCTGGACCGCATCGACAACCAGGTGAAGATCCGTGGCTTCCGCATCGAACTGGGTGAAGTCGAAGCCAGCCTGCAAGCCCTCGACGGCGTGCGCGAAGCGGTGGTCGTGGCTCAGGAAGGGGCAGCTGGCAGTGGCAAGCGCCTGGTCGCCTACGTGGTGGCCGATGAGTCCGTGGGTGATGCTTTCGCCGAGCTCCTGCGCGAACAACTCAAGGCGACCTTGCCGGCGCACATGGTCCCCGCCTATCTGCTGCTGCTCGACCGCCTGCCGCTGACCCCCAACGGCAAGCTCGACCGCAAGAGCCTGCCCAAGCCCGATGTCAGTCAACTGCAGCAAACCTACGTGGCACCGCGCAGCGCTCTGGAACAGCAACTGGTGTCGATCTGGCAAGAAGTGCTCAAGCTCGAGCAAGTGGGCCTGCGGGACAACTTCTTCGAACTGGGTGGCGATTCCATCGTCTCGATCCAGGTGGTCAGTCGCGCACGGCTGGTCGGTATCCATTTCACGCCGAAGGATTTGTTCCAGCACCAGACCATCGAGGCCCTGGCCGCCGTGGTACAGACGGGCGCGCCTGTGCAATTGATCGACCAGCAACCCGTGACCGGCGAAACCGCACTGTTGCCGATTCATCAATGGTTCTTCACCCAGTCGATCCCCGACCGCCATCACTGGAACCAGTCGGTGATGCTCAAGCCGACCCAGGCGTTGGATGCCCAGGCGCTGGAACGGGCCTTGGATGCGCTGGTCGTGCACCACGACAGCCTGCGCCTGGACTTTATCGAACAGGGCGAAGGTTGGATCGCGCGTTATCGTGATGTCGAGGGGCGCCGGCCGCCGGCACGCTGCTCTGGCAAGCCGACGTCACCGATCTCGCTGCACTGGAAGTGCTGGGCAACCAGGCCCAGCGCAGCCTGCGACTGGAGGGCGGGCCGCTGA
- a CDS encoding thioesterase II family protein, whose amino-acid sequence MTQLTLLCLPYSGASAMVYSRWRRTLPQWLHVQPVELPGRGARFDEPLHTDMGPLAMQLARELYPTLQAPYALFGHSLGALLACEIAHALRELGSPEPVALFASGTAAPTMRADYDRGFAEAKTDAELIEQLRTLNGTSEEILANEELMDLTLPILRADFLLCGRFQPRQRPLLNCPVHVFGGTADKATTEQLMGWRRETSGSFSVDMLAGGHFFIHEHEAKVLRLIKDQLSVHHRRHGLAISA is encoded by the coding sequence GTGACCCAACTGACCCTGCTGTGCCTGCCTTATTCCGGCGCCAGCGCGATGGTGTACAGCCGCTGGCGGCGCACGTTGCCGCAATGGCTGCACGTGCAACCGGTGGAGTTGCCGGGGCGCGGAGCGCGCTTCGATGAACCGCTGCACACCGACATGGGCCCGTTGGCGATGCAACTGGCGCGGGAGTTGTACCCGACGCTCCAGGCCCCGTACGCCTTGTTCGGTCACAGCCTGGGCGCGCTGCTGGCTTGTGAAATCGCTCATGCCCTGCGTGAGCTTGGCAGCCCGGAACCGGTGGCGCTGTTTGCCTCCGGCACCGCGGCGCCGACGATGCGGGCTGACTACGACCGCGGTTTCGCCGAGGCGAAAACCGACGCGGAGTTGATCGAACAACTGCGCACCCTCAACGGTACGAGCGAGGAGATCCTGGCCAACGAAGAACTGATGGACCTGACCCTGCCGATCCTGCGGGCCGACTTTTTGCTGTGCGGACGTTTCCAGCCACGCCAGCGGCCTTTGCTCAACTGCCCGGTGCATGTGTTCGGCGGCACGGCCGACAAGGCCACCACGGAGCAACTGATGGGCTGGCGCCGTGAGACGTCGGGCAGCTTTTCGGTAGACATGCTGGCGGGCGGGCACTTCTTTATCCATGAGCACGAAGCCAAGGTGCTGCGGCTGATCAAGGATCAGTTGAGCGTGCATCATCGGCGCCATGGCTTGGCTATCAGCGCCTGA
- the tam gene encoding trans-aconitate 2-methyltransferase: MGWSAKQYVTFEQERTRPSRDLLAAIPPTQARSVIDLGCGPGNSTELLVEHFSGATVRGLDSSSDMVDAARKRLPAVAFDTADIGQWDEPGPFDVIFANAVLQWLPDHATLLPALIGKLAPGGSLAIQMPDNLHQPSHRLMREIAANGPWASQLAAAAESRTEMAAPSMYYSILKPHCSRVDVWRTTYHHPLAGGAAGVVEWFKGSALRPFLEPLDETQREQYLTRYLQAIEQAYPALDDGTVLLPFPRVFMVATR; this comes from the coding sequence ATGGGCTGGTCCGCCAAGCAATACGTCACCTTCGAACAGGAACGCACCCGTCCGTCCCGGGACCTGCTCGCCGCCATCCCTCCCACGCAGGCCCGTTCGGTGATCGACCTGGGTTGCGGCCCGGGCAATTCCACCGAACTGTTGGTGGAGCATTTCAGCGGCGCCACGGTGCGCGGCCTGGACAGTTCCAGCGACATGGTCGACGCCGCACGCAAACGCTTGCCCGCCGTGGCGTTCGACACCGCGGACATCGGCCAATGGGATGAACCCGGGCCGTTCGACGTGATCTTCGCCAACGCAGTGCTGCAATGGCTGCCCGACCACGCCACCTTGCTGCCCGCGCTGATCGGCAAACTCGCCCCCGGCGGCAGCCTGGCGATCCAGATGCCCGACAACCTGCACCAGCCCTCCCACCGCTTGATGCGGGAAATCGCAGCCAACGGGCCTTGGGCCAGCCAACTGGCCGCGGCGGCTGAATCGCGGACCGAGATGGCGGCCCCCAGCATGTATTACTCGATCCTCAAGCCCCACTGCAGCCGTGTCGATGTGTGGCGCACCACCTACCACCACCCCTTGGCCGGCGGCGCCGCGGGCGTGGTGGAATGGTTCAAGGGCAGCGCCTTGCGGCCTTTTCTCGAGCCGCTGGATGAGACGCAACGCGAGCAGTACCTGACGCGCTATCTCCAGGCGATCGAACAGGCTTATCCGGCCCTGGACGATGGGACGGTGCTGCTGCCATTTCCCCGGGTGTTCATGGTCGCGACGCGCTAG